From Hydra vulgaris chromosome 07, alternate assembly HydraT2T_AEP, a single genomic window includes:
- the LOC136082537 gene encoding uncharacterized protein LOC136082537, with translation MSIRKGGCERAKELEKKMHDEDKLLKKISKINSFFTAANKVDATDNITLNSPPSSSTSQVDIDHKEEAAKIAFELGNTKKFEDRADTGSGTIPNDVGSFGDITDHVRNMCISLGTIHFRNLADSYPETKREYSGVNRFLNSSVFKRVLPNGDIVDRDWLVYSPAKTCVFCFPCILFSSDRSQLSGSGFKG, from the coding sequence ATGTCGATACGTAAAGGTGGTTGCGAGCGAGCGAAGGAGTTAGAGAAGAAAATGCATGATGAAGATAAACTGTTAAAGAAAATATCCAAAATCAATTCATTTTTCACTGCCGCGAACAAGGTTGATGCTACTGATAATATTACTCTCAATTCCCCACCATCCTCATCAACATCTCAGGTAGATATTGATCACAAGGAAGAGGCTGCAAAAATTGCATTTGAACTTggaaatactaaaaaatttgaagacagAGCTGATACTGGTTCAGGAACCATTCCCAATGATGTTGGGAGTTTTGGTGACATAACAGATCATGTGCGTAACATGTGCATCAGCCTTGGAACAATCCATTTTCGAAACTTGGCAGACAGTTATCCAGAAACAAAGCGGGAATACAGTGGAGTGAATCGCTTCCTAAATTCTAGTGTCTTCAAACGGGTTTTGCCAAATGGTGATATTGTTGATCGTGACTGGCTTGTTTATTCTCCAGCCAAGACATGTGTCTTCTGCTTTCCCTGCATTCTGTTTTCATCTGACCGGTCACAGTTGTCTGGCTCAGGATTTAAGGGTTGA
- the LOC100212733 gene encoding uncharacterized protein LOC100212733 isoform X2, which yields MKTFFIALYSFLLCKNFMANELELSLTPSESLNDLLQKSYELNKNVENVSLFETYDKVLSLYYSNFLSQTTTQDLSFEEQTNQAFANDSIYFLEVTNITLTSIRQNSTDIFQTSTTDSMLVEMFSSEIPKENSTLINVYDSISLIWSNVESQATFSNYTSMPGIELDSSLVPGFASTLSQSVTEFLFTNENNTNIVYETADVTPSFSLISQSIYYSIESFETAIKEVETSLVITLSNYNSDISDVDNYKTNPTTNINFSTPVPTWFNTNYVYNNISSKINFNQFSENASLLTLAQNVTKNESDFDVKTTIYKPIIYSLFSCDIYNFTGYNISEYNMTWNRKCVDEGDKIPWYKNPIIYYIGGGSITGLIVLFILKSLCSICNKYSGEYIPPRHKLPPRRRNKEAWVLRHIDRFPNKSVTT from the exons atgaaaactttttttatagctctGTATAGTTTTTTACTTTGCAAAAACTTTATGGCAAATGAATTAGAGCTAAGTTTAACACCGAGTGAAAGCCTAAACGATTTGCTTCAAAAAAGTTACGAGCTTAACAAAAATGTAGAAAATGTATCTCTATTTGAAACATATGataaagttttatctttatattatagCAACTTTTTATCTCAAACTACTACACAAGATTTATCCTTTGAAGAACAAACAAACCAAGCGTTTGCAAATgatagcatttattttttagaagttaCCAACATTACTCTTACGTCAATACGTCAAAATAGTACCGATATATTTCAAACCTCGACAACAGATTCAATGTTAGTTGAAATGTTTTCAAGCGAGATCCCTAAGGAAAATTCAactttaattaatgtttatgATAGTATTTCACTTATTTGGAGTAATGTAGAATCTCAAGCGACATTTTCTAATTATACATCGATGCCAGGTATAGAACTTGATTCATCGTTAGTTCCAGGTTTTGCTTCAACATTATCACAAAGCGTTACCGAAttcctttttacaaatgaaaataacACAAACATTGTATACGAAACTGCCGATGTTACTCCAAGTTTCTCTTTAATATCTCAATCAATATACTACAGCATCGAAAGTTTTGAAACCGCTATAAAAGAGGTCGAAACTTCTCTTGTTATTACTTTGTCAAACTATAACAGCGATATTTCAGACGTCGacaattataaaacaaaccCTACCACCAATATAAATTTCTCGACGCCCGTTCCAACCTGGTTTAATACTAACTATGTGTATAATAATATTAGCAGTAAAATCAATTTCAATCAATTTTCAGAAAACGCATCATTATTAACCTTAGCGCAAAATGTCACCAAGAACGAGTCCGATTTTGACGTCAAAACAACTATCTACAAACCAATTATCTACAGCTTATTTAGTTGTGACATTTATAACTTCACCGGTTATAATATTAGTGAATATAACATGACATGGAATAGAAAGTGTGTTGACGAAG GTGATAAGATTCCATGGTACAAAAATCcaattatatattacattggCGGTGGCAGCATAACTGGTTTAATCGTTCTCTTTATATTGAAATCATTGTGCAGTATTTGCAa taaatactCTGGTGAATATATACCCCCTCGGCATAAACTTCCTCCAAGAAGAAGAAATAAAGAAGCATGGGTTTTAAGGCATATAGATAGATTTCCCAACAAAAGCGTCACCACATAA